One part of the Acinetobacter sp. XS-4 genome encodes these proteins:
- a CDS encoding amino acid permease: MSSFDEIQNREAGLHKKLSAKQMGMIAIGGAIGTGLFMGSKFAISFAGPAVIVSYAIGGLIAFAIMACLAEMTVQHPTSGSFGAYAEHYVSPLAGFLVRYCYWACIVLAVGTEITAVADYMKLWFPHVGSWIWIAFFSLTLLVVNAYSVKAFGLVEYWFSTIKVFAIIVFILLAIGILTQSHGGTDQILSNLTEHGGFFPHGFSGVWIGVIISIFSYLSIEMIAVAAGEAKDPERAVKKAFKSTAIRLILFYLLSLFLIVALVPWTTLIGADATSPFVMVMKIVGIPYADSILNFIVIVAALSAMNSMLYISTRMLFSLSRAGDAPKLFGRISHNGVPINALLLSAVGIGIASIVYTINPASAFPIMIALSMFGALFTWGSIFITHMFFRRNMARKGEQLKFKVPASQLISFLGLIAILSITITTWFTNEFKSTLQFGIPLVVVLTVFYYLKRSSAKLALNTHEESLK, encoded by the coding sequence ATGAGCAGTTTTGATGAAATACAAAATCGAGAAGCGGGTTTACATAAAAAATTATCCGCAAAACAGATGGGAATGATTGCAATTGGTGGAGCGATAGGTACAGGACTGTTTATGGGAAGCAAGTTTGCAATCAGCTTTGCTGGCCCTGCTGTCATTGTGAGTTACGCGATTGGTGGACTAATTGCCTTTGCTATTATGGCTTGTTTGGCTGAAATGACAGTTCAGCATCCTACATCAGGCTCTTTCGGAGCATATGCAGAGCATTATGTAAGTCCTCTTGCTGGGTTTTTAGTCCGTTATTGTTATTGGGCATGTATTGTATTAGCAGTCGGTACGGAAATTACAGCAGTTGCCGACTACATGAAGCTATGGTTTCCACATGTAGGGTCATGGATCTGGATTGCTTTTTTTTCGCTGACTTTACTCGTGGTTAATGCCTATAGCGTTAAAGCTTTTGGATTAGTTGAATATTGGTTCTCTACGATAAAAGTCTTTGCAATTATTGTATTTATTCTTTTAGCAATTGGTATTTTGACTCAAAGTCATGGAGGAACAGATCAGATTCTATCCAATTTAACCGAGCATGGGGGCTTTTTTCCTCATGGTTTTAGTGGGGTCTGGATCGGGGTCATCATTTCAATCTTTAGTTATTTAAGTATTGAAATGATCGCTGTTGCGGCAGGTGAAGCTAAAGATCCAGAAAGAGCTGTAAAAAAAGCTTTTAAAAGTACTGCAATTCGCTTAATCCTATTTTATTTACTGTCTTTATTTCTCATTGTGGCGCTTGTTCCATGGACAACTTTAATTGGAGCCGATGCAACTAGCCCTTTTGTGATGGTGATGAAAATTGTAGGTATTCCATATGCGGACAGTATTTTAAATTTTATTGTAATTGTCGCGGCCTTATCCGCCATGAATAGTATGTTGTATATCTCAACACGTATGCTATTTAGTTTGTCACGCGCAGGTGACGCACCGAAACTATTTGGTCGTATTAGTCATAATGGTGTACCAATTAACGCGTTGTTATTGTCAGCGGTCGGTATTGGTATTGCGAGTATTGTTTACACGATTAACCCAGCTTCTGCTTTTCCGATCATGATTGCTTTATCTATGTTTGGCGCATTGTTCACTTGGGGCAGTATTTTCATTACCCATATGTTTTTTAGAAGGAATATGGCGCGAAAAGGAGAGCAGTTAAAGTTTAAGGTGCCAGCGAGTCAGTTAATTTCATTCTTAGGATTAATCGCAATTTTAAGCATCACGATCACAACTTGGTTTACAAATGAATTTAAGTCAACCTTACAATTTGGAATCCCACTAGTTGTTGTTCTTACAGTTTTCTACTATTTAAAGCGTTCGTCAGCCAAGCTTGCTTTAAATACTCATGAAGAATCGTTGAAATGA
- a CDS encoding alpha/beta hydrolase, whose protein sequence is MRPYDNARTVANEHEILTEFQRKSLAAYQEYTHIRDIQYGIHSRSTLDFFPLEKANKTIVFIHGGYWQWCDKSDFAFVVPYVLAKGAQCVLLEYDLAPQSKISDIASQVNQALDYIQEQGWRTDEVVLVGHSAGAHLAGLSLGHPLISEMVLLSGIYDLQPIQRTHLNHALNLSNEDILKYSPIHYSDRITVPCSILCGELELEELRWQSQNYFKSKKEQNQDFVSFKLISKTNHYSILECYFKSILV, encoded by the coding sequence ATGAGACCATATGACAATGCTAGAACTGTGGCGAATGAACATGAAATATTGACAGAATTTCAAAGAAAAAGCTTAGCAGCGTACCAAGAATATACTCATATTAGAGATATCCAATATGGCATACACTCAAGATCAACCTTAGATTTCTTTCCTTTAGAGAAAGCTAATAAAACTATTGTTTTTATTCATGGTGGTTATTGGCAATGGTGTGATAAATCAGATTTTGCATTTGTCGTACCATATGTTCTAGCAAAAGGAGCCCAGTGTGTTCTTTTAGAATATGATCTAGCCCCACAAAGCAAAATTTCAGATATTGCTTCTCAAGTTAATCAAGCTCTCGATTATATTCAAGAGCAAGGCTGGAGAACCGATGAGGTTGTTTTGGTTGGGCATTCAGCGGGAGCGCATCTGGCTGGTTTATCCCTAGGTCATCCACTCATATCAGAGATGGTTTTGTTAAGTGGAATTTATGATTTACAACCTATACAGAGGACTCATTTAAACCATGCTCTTAATCTTTCAAACGAAGATATTTTAAAATATAGTCCTATTCATTACAGCGATCGAATTACTGTTCCATGTTCAATTTTATGTGGCGAACTTGAGCTTGAAGAATTAAGGTGGCAGAGCCAAAATTATTTTAAAAGTAAAAAGGAGCAAAATCAGGATTTTGTTTCTTTTAAGCTTATTTCTAAAACTAATCATTATTCTATTTTAGAGTGCTATTTTAAGTCGATATTAGTTTAA
- a CDS encoding DUF6527 family protein has translation MKVQYFEGGMYEHMCPGCGYLHYIPVHYPFSNGSQWIFNGNFEKPTFDPSISMNGYCNYFIKDGFIEYSSDCRHHLAGCKIELPDLKS, from the coding sequence ATGAAAGTACAATATTTTGAAGGTGGTATGTATGAACATATGTGCCCAGGTTGCGGATACCTTCATTATATTCCTGTACATTATCCGTTCTCGAATGGGAGTCAGTGGATTTTTAATGGTAACTTTGAAAAACCAACATTTGATCCAAGCATAAGTATGAACGGTTATTGCAATTATTTTATTAAAGATGGCTTCATTGAGTATAGTTCTGATTGTAGACATCACTTGGCAGGATGCAAGATCGAGTTGCCAGATTTAAAATCATAA
- a CDS encoding SulP family inorganic anion transporter, producing the protein MLSNVREQWFSNVRADILSGLVVGLALIPEAIAFSIIAGVDPKIGLYASFCIAVIISFVGGRPAMISAATGAMALVMTTLVKDHGLQYLFAATVLTGVIQILAGYFKLAKLMRFVSKSVVIGFVNALAILIFMAQLPELVNVTWHVYLLVAIGLGIIYLFPYIPKIGKFFPSPLICIVVVTLLAILLGFDIRTVGDMGSLPDTLPIFLIPNIPLNLETLLIILPYSLALAAVGLLESMMTATIVDEMTDTPSDKFQECKGQGIANIASGFMGGMAGCAMIGQSMINVKSGGRTRLSTFCAGIFLLILVVFLSDWLKVIPMAALVAVMIMVSISTFEWKSLTQFKNNPKSSNVVMIATVIVVVATHNLALGVLTGVLLSALFLANKLENDIHVSTSFEGKTRLYDLRGQIFFSSSEKFMQSFNFKEDVKEVIIDLTHSHIWDVTSVAMLDSVVNKFQKNGIEVTVRGLNEASSIMIDKYGTHAKI; encoded by the coding sequence ATGTTATCGAATGTCCGAGAACAATGGTTCTCTAATGTCCGTGCAGATATTCTTTCAGGTCTTGTTGTTGGTCTTGCTTTAATTCCAGAAGCAATTGCATTTTCAATTATTGCAGGCGTAGATCCAAAAATTGGTTTATATGCATCTTTTTGTATTGCAGTGATTATTTCATTCGTGGGCGGTCGTCCCGCTATGATTTCAGCAGCTACAGGTGCTATGGCCCTCGTCATGACAACGCTTGTAAAGGACCATGGGCTTCAATACCTATTTGCAGCAACTGTTTTAACTGGTGTCATACAAATTTTAGCTGGATATTTCAAACTCGCTAAACTCATGCGTTTTGTTTCTAAATCGGTCGTTATCGGTTTCGTTAATGCCCTCGCCATACTCATTTTTATGGCTCAGTTACCAGAATTAGTAAACGTAACTTGGCATGTCTACTTATTAGTAGCAATCGGCTTAGGAATTATTTATCTTTTCCCCTATATTCCCAAAATTGGAAAGTTCTTTCCTTCCCCACTTATTTGTATTGTAGTCGTTACATTACTCGCTATTCTTTTAGGGTTTGATATTCGAACGGTTGGTGATATGGGGTCATTACCAGATACTTTACCTATATTTCTAATTCCGAATATTCCTTTAAATTTAGAAACACTCCTTATTATTCTTCCATACTCATTAGCCCTTGCAGCAGTTGGCTTACTTGAGTCAATGATGACAGCAACTATTGTTGATGAAATGACAGATACGCCTAGTGACAAATTTCAAGAGTGTAAAGGTCAAGGTATAGCGAATATTGCTTCAGGTTTTATGGGCGGAATGGCGGGTTGTGCCATGATTGGCCAATCAATGATTAATGTAAAATCGGGTGGTCGCACACGCTTATCCACTTTCTGCGCAGGCATATTCTTACTTATTCTAGTTGTATTTTTAAGTGATTGGTTAAAAGTGATTCCTATGGCTGCTCTGGTTGCGGTCATGATTATGGTATCGATTAGTACTTTTGAATGGAAGTCACTTACCCAATTTAAAAATAATCCTAAAAGTAGCAATGTCGTTATGATTGCCACTGTTATTGTCGTCGTTGCCACCCATAACTTAGCGCTCGGTGTATTGACTGGCGTATTACTTTCAGCACTTTTCTTAGCAAATAAACTTGAAAATGATATTCACGTAAGTACTTCATTTGAAGGTAAAACACGTTTATATGATTTAAGAGGCCAAATATTTTTTAGTTCTTCTGAAAAATTTATGCAAAGTTTTAACTTTAAAGAAGATGTTAAAGAAGTCATTATTGATCTTACCCATTCTCATATTTGGGATGTCACTTCAGTTGCCATGCTAGATTCAGTAGTGAATAAATTTCAAAAGAACGGTATTGAGGTAACGGTTCGCGGTTTAAATGAAGCCAGCTCAATCATGATTGATAAATATGGTACTCATGCAAAAATTTAA
- a CDS encoding glucose/sorbosone family PQQ-dependent dehydrogenase: protein MNKHLLAKIALLGAAQLVTLNSAFADVPLTPSQFAKAKTENFDKKVILSNLNKPHALLWGPDNQIWLTERVTGKILRVNPESGNVKTVFQVPEIVNDADGQNGLLGFAFHPDFKNNPYIYVSGTFKNPKSTDKELPNQTIIRRYTYNKATDTLEKPVDLLAGLPSSKDHQSGRLVIGPDQKIYYTIGDQGRNQLAYLFLPNQAQHTPTQQEVSGKDYHTYMGKVLRLNLDGSIPKDNPSFNGVVSHIYTLGHRNPQGLAFTPNGKLLQSEQGPNSDDEINLIVKGGNYGWPNVAGYKDDSGYAYANYSAATNKAQIKDLGQNGLKVAAGVPVTKESEWTGKNFVPPLKTLYTVQDTYNYNDPTCGDMTYICWPTVAPSSAYVYKGGKKAISGWENTLLVPSLKRGVIFRIKLDSTYSATYDDAVPMFKSNNRYRDVIASPDGNVLYVLTDTAGNVQKDDGSVTNTLENPGSLIKFTYKAQ from the coding sequence ATGAATAAACATTTATTGGCTAAAATTGCTTTATTAGGCGCTGCTCAGCTCGTTACCCTCAATTCAGCATTTGCTGATGTTCCTCTTACTCCATCTCAATTTGCTAAAGCGAAAACAGAAAATTTTGACAAGAAAGTTATTCTATCTAATTTAAATAAGCCACATGCTTTGTTATGGGGACCTGATAATCAAATTTGGTTAACTGAGCGAGTAACAGGCAAGATTTTAAGAGTTAATCCAGAGTCGGGCAATGTAAAAACGGTTTTTCAGGTTCCTGAGATTGTAAATGATGCAGATGGACAAAACGGTTTATTAGGCTTTGCCTTCCATCCTGACTTTAAAAATAATCCTTATATTTATGTTTCAGGTACATTTAAAAATCCGAAATCTACAGATAAAGAATTACCGAACCAAACGATTATTCGTCGATATACCTATAACAAAGCAACAGATACGCTTGAGAAGCCAGTAGATTTATTAGCAGGATTACCTTCATCAAAAGACCATCAGTCTGGTCGTCTTGTCATTGGTCCAGACCAAAAGATTTACTATACGATTGGTGACCAAGGACGTAACCAGCTTGCTTATTTGTTCTTGCCAAATCAAGCACAGCATACGCCTACTCAACAAGAAGTGAGTGGCAAGGATTATCATACCTATATGGGTAAAGTACTGCGTTTAAATCTAGATGGAAGTATTCCAAAAGATAATCCAAGCTTTAATGGGGTGGTTAGCCATATTTATACGCTCGGTCATCGTAACCCACAGGGCTTAGCATTCACTCCAAATGGTAAACTGTTGCAATCTGAACAAGGTCCAAACTCTGACGATGAAATTAACCTCATAGTTAAAGGTGGTAACTATGGTTGGCCAAATGTAGCGGGTTATAAAGATGACAGTGGTTATGCCTATGCAAATTATTCAGCCGCAACCAATAAAGCACAGATTAAAGATTTAGGTCAAAATGGTTTAAAAGTAGCAGCAGGCGTACCAGTAACTAAAGAGTCTGAATGGACTGGTAAAAACTTTGTACCGCCGTTAAAAACTTTATATACCGTTCAAGATACCTATAACTATAATGACCCAACTTGTGGGGATATGACCTACATTTGCTGGCCAACGGTTGCGCCGTCATCTGCTTATGTCTATAAGGGTGGCAAAAAAGCAATTTCTGGTTGGGAAAATACGTTGTTAGTTCCATCTTTAAAACGCGGAGTTATTTTCCGTATTAAGTTAGATTCAACGTATAGTGCGACTTATGATGATGCTGTACCTATGTTTAAAAGCAACAACCGTTACCGTGATGTGATTGCAAGTCCGGATGGGAATGTTTTATACGTGTTGACTGACACTGCTGGAAATGTTCAAAAAGATGATGGTTCTGTAACGAACACATTAGAAAACCCTGGATCTCTGATTAAATTTACATATAAAGCTCAGTAA
- a CDS encoding universal stress protein, whose protein sequence is MSYHHILVPVDGSPTSLIAVNHAAALAKAFGSKVTLVYALTIDPFISVEFIDSTELAQDYFNKARASIQGILDQAKEQFSQHGISVETKIVEGQTIHTEIIKAATELKADLLVIGSHGRKGFKKFFLGSVTQALLGEIHLPVLVVTE, encoded by the coding sequence ATGAGTTATCACCATATCTTGGTTCCAGTCGATGGTTCTCCTACTTCACTCATTGCTGTTAATCATGCAGCAGCACTTGCTAAGGCCTTTGGTAGTAAAGTGACTCTAGTATATGCGCTTACTATAGATCCTTTTATTTCTGTAGAATTTATTGATAGTACAGAATTAGCACAGGATTATTTTAATAAAGCTAGAGCATCCATTCAGGGTATTTTAGACCAAGCGAAAGAACAATTTAGCCAACATGGAATTTCTGTTGAAACAAAAATTGTTGAGGGTCAAACAATTCACACAGAAATTATTAAAGCCGCTACTGAACTCAAAGCAGACCTATTAGTTATTGGTTCTCATGGTCGAAAAGGGTTTAAAAAGTTCTTCTTAGGAAGTGTGACTCAAGCTCTTTTAGGAGAAATTCATTTACCGGTATTAGTCGTAACTGAATAA
- a CDS encoding EAL domain-containing protein, whose product MTSMSNNTQKHFIVEQIPLPTWVSDENGLILYCNVECTEYWQDTFSPLPQQWLDFISPVDLDEVKNRWLEAIRLQKRIELKCRLLQSGNQYRWCKLSIQASKYRGSSLASEWYVSFLDIDHDIQEQQNLQKNIEIQNQMLDISVDCIKVLNVDGTVSHMNKSGCLALGVPVNETKFGMKWLELLPPHIRKRGRVALKKALQGKVARFAGMSCLPDQDPEYWDNMLTPIHRENGEIIQILCVSRNVTQQHLTENQLRNMSERDELTGLCNRRSFKFQLKRTLAYSKDSQTSVGLLLIDLDHFKHINDTLGHSAGDHLLKVLSKRFSHCVDDERCFVARLGGDEFAVIINNLKSENDVRELAAILLQQLNQPITYLGNVLNGGMSIGCSIYPQDAVDQSGLLSCADMALHDLKARGRGGIRMYDPCMMQMTETVASQLNLARQLIRHHTIQPYYQPKVDLKTHRVVGFEALLRWHTTSAQRGYPSQIAEAFKDYNLASKIGETMQHQVLRDIAKWIDLGIKPLPVSLNAAPVEFLRDNYAERLLKKINQFQIPTHYIEVEVTEHMLGDRGSEYVIRALNKLKQHGVHIALDDFGTGFSSLTHIRDYPIDSLKVDCSFIQKMQHDPSIYAIVQAIGLLAPNLSLGLIAEGIETPEQEELLRQFGYSTGQGFLFESAIDANQVISILKQNQPYLESHYHALR is encoded by the coding sequence ATGACTTCAATGTCGAACAACACCCAAAAGCATTTTATTGTTGAGCAAATTCCACTACCAACTTGGGTCAGTGATGAAAATGGCTTGATATTATATTGCAATGTAGAGTGTACAGAATATTGGCAGGATACTTTTTCTCCATTACCACAGCAATGGTTAGATTTTATATCTCCTGTCGATTTAGACGAAGTCAAAAATAGATGGCTCGAAGCAATTCGCCTGCAAAAAAGAATAGAATTAAAATGTCGACTTTTACAAAGTGGCAATCAATATAGATGGTGCAAACTTTCTATTCAAGCATCCAAATATCGTGGCTCTTCTCTAGCCAGTGAATGGTATGTCAGCTTTTTAGATATTGATCACGATATTCAAGAACAACAAAACTTGCAAAAGAATATTGAAATACAAAATCAAATGTTAGACATCAGTGTAGATTGTATTAAAGTATTAAATGTAGATGGCACAGTCTCTCATATGAATAAATCGGGATGCCTTGCTTTAGGGGTTCCTGTTAATGAAACAAAATTTGGAATGAAATGGCTTGAGCTTTTGCCACCTCATATTCGTAAACGTGGACGCGTCGCTTTAAAAAAAGCCCTTCAAGGCAAAGTTGCCAGATTCGCTGGAATGAGCTGTTTACCAGATCAGGACCCTGAATATTGGGATAATATGTTGACCCCGATTCATCGGGAAAATGGTGAAATCATACAAATACTGTGTGTATCACGTAACGTTACTCAACAGCATTTGACTGAAAATCAGCTTAGAAACATGAGTGAACGAGATGAACTGACCGGATTATGTAATCGGCGTTCATTTAAATTTCAGCTTAAACGGACCCTTGCATATTCAAAAGATAGCCAAACAAGTGTGGGTTTGCTATTAATCGATCTTGATCATTTTAAGCATATTAATGACACATTAGGACATAGCGCAGGCGACCATCTTTTAAAGGTCTTATCTAAACGGTTTAGCCATTGTGTTGATGATGAAAGATGCTTTGTTGCACGACTAGGTGGAGATGAGTTTGCGGTTATTATTAATAACCTTAAATCTGAAAACGATGTGCGCGAGCTAGCAGCTATTTTACTTCAACAGTTAAATCAGCCAATTACTTATTTGGGTAATGTTTTAAATGGTGGAATGAGTATTGGTTGTTCAATCTATCCCCAAGATGCTGTAGACCAATCGGGTTTACTCAGTTGTGCAGATATGGCATTGCATGACTTAAAAGCACGTGGTCGCGGTGGCATTCGCATGTATGATCCATGCATGATGCAAATGACCGAAACAGTTGCCTCTCAACTTAATTTAGCACGTCAGCTTATTCGTCATCACACAATCCAGCCTTACTATCAACCTAAAGTAGATTTAAAAACTCATCGTGTTGTTGGCTTTGAAGCTTTATTACGATGGCATACAACTTCAGCTCAAAGAGGTTATCCTTCCCAAATTGCAGAGGCTTTTAAAGATTATAATTTAGCAAGTAAAATCGGTGAAACGATGCAACATCAAGTTTTACGTGACATCGCAAAATGGATAGATCTTGGTATTAAACCCCTTCCCGTTTCACTAAACGCTGCGCCAGTTGAGTTTTTAAGAGACAACTATGCTGAACGGCTTTTGAAAAAGATCAATCAATTTCAAATTCCAACACATTATATTGAAGTAGAAGTTACTGAACATATGCTGGGTGATCGAGGTTCAGAGTATGTGATCCGTGCACTTAATAAATTGAAGCAGCATGGTGTACATATTGCACTAGATGATTTTGGTACAGGTTTCTCATCGCTCACCCATATTCGTGACTATCCAATAGACAGTTTAAAAGTAGATTGTAGTTTTATACAAAAAATGCAACATGACCCATCAATTTATGCGATTGTCCAAGCAATTGGGTTACTCGCTCCAAATTTATCACTTGGGCTTATTGCAGAAGGGATTGAAACTCCGGAACAAGAAGAACTACTTCGACAATTTGGATATAGTACAGGTCAAGGATTCTTGTTTGAATCTGCTATAGATGCTAATCAAGTCATTTCAATACTTAAGCAGAATCAACCTTACTTAGAAAGTCATTATCATGCTTTAAGATAA
- a CDS encoding MarR family transcriptional regulator, producing MTKKYARFLPTTESFTLEDFPYYWITQVHAQYVQNIDNALKKYGLDNSRRRIMLALSSKPHASVSELSDMIISKMSTTTKIVYRLKDEGLVETYSCQTDGRITRVVLTDKGTEMINKINDLTSVVLEQSFEGITPLQLEKMMESLKLLLKNLSR from the coding sequence ATGACAAAGAAGTATGCGCGTTTTTTACCTACAACAGAATCTTTTACTCTTGAAGATTTTCCATATTATTGGATTACTCAAGTACATGCTCAGTATGTACAAAACATTGATAATGCTTTAAAAAAATATGGTTTAGATAACTCACGTCGACGTATTATGTTGGCTTTAAGTAGTAAGCCGCATGCAAGTGTTTCTGAACTTTCAGATATGATTATTTCAAAAATGTCGACAACCACCAAGATTGTTTATCGTTTAAAAGATGAAGGCTTGGTTGAAACTTATTCTTGTCAGACCGATGGTCGAATCACCCGCGTCGTACTTACAGACAAAGGTACTGAAATGATCAATAAGATTAATGATCTGACCAGCGTGGTACTCGAACAATCTTTCGAAGGTATTACACCTTTGCAATTAGAAAAGATGATGGAAAGTTTAAAATTACTTTTAAAGAATCTTTCTCGTTAA
- a CDS encoding fructose-specific PTS transporter subunit EIIC produces the protein MLTAKHLLFVINSPQQQVNALILARKLAQVASQQDYPNSIISLDEFEANENLDQVIVVGQRPKDLNIFGTHPLSFISIEEIKNDTSSVFQTALDHLKPAQDWLSDNSLALTTTKKFVAITACPTGVAHTFMAAEALQHGAEKLGYEIEVETQGSVGAKNILSAQAIAEADIVILATDIEVNTDRFVGKRVYRCGTGFALKQTDKTFAEAISNAQVLEQGKQQASTENKDKTEKVGVYKHLLTGVSFMLPMVVAGGLLIALSLCFGLNAAEQAGSLPAILKQIGAAAFMLMVPMLSGYIAYSIADRPGLAPGLIGGLLASQLQAGFLGGIVSGFLAGYIALFIAKKLKLPTSLEALKPILIIPLLGTLFVGLIMFYVVGQPVAHIFELMKDFLNNMGTTNAVLMGIILATMMCIDLGGPINKAAYAFTVGLLTTNTYMPMAATMAGGMVPAIGMAIATFIAKNKFSTGEKDAGKAAFVLGLCFISEGAIPFAAKDPMRVIPTCILGGAVTGALVALFHCELVTPHGGVFVLLIPNAINHAWLYLAAIAAGSIVTGISYAIVKKKIEEKIVTTA, from the coding sequence ATGCTAACTGCTAAACATTTGTTATTTGTCATTAATAGTCCGCAACAGCAAGTCAATGCTTTGATTTTAGCTCGGAAACTTGCACAAGTCGCATCCCAACAAGATTATCCAAATAGTATTATTTCGCTTGATGAATTCGAAGCAAATGAAAACTTGGATCAAGTCATCGTTGTTGGACAACGCCCGAAAGATCTTAATATTTTTGGTACACATCCTTTATCTTTCATTAGCATTGAAGAGATAAAAAATGATACCTCTTCAGTTTTCCAAACTGCCTTAGATCATTTAAAACCAGCTCAAGATTGGCTAAGTGATAATAGCTTGGCACTAACTACTACTAAAAAGTTTGTAGCAATCACTGCGTGTCCTACAGGTGTTGCACATACTTTTATGGCTGCCGAAGCTTTACAACATGGTGCAGAAAAACTTGGATATGAAATTGAAGTAGAAACACAAGGTTCTGTTGGTGCAAAAAATATTTTATCAGCTCAAGCTATTGCTGAAGCGGACATCGTGATTCTTGCAACTGACATTGAAGTTAACACAGACCGTTTTGTAGGTAAGCGTGTTTATCGGTGTGGTACAGGTTTTGCTCTAAAACAAACTGATAAAACCTTTGCTGAAGCAATCAGCAATGCGCAAGTTTTAGAACAAGGTAAGCAACAAGCATCGACAGAAAATAAAGATAAAACCGAAAAAGTTGGCGTATATAAACATCTCTTAACTGGTGTTTCTTTTATGTTGCCTATGGTCGTGGCTGGAGGTCTTTTAATTGCTCTCTCTTTATGCTTTGGCCTAAATGCTGCTGAACAAGCTGGAAGTTTACCAGCCATTTTAAAACAAATTGGGGCCGCTGCATTTATGCTCATGGTCCCAATGTTATCGGGTTATATTGCCTACTCAATTGCCGATCGCCCAGGTCTTGCACCTGGCTTAATTGGTGGCTTACTCGCCTCTCAGCTACAAGCAGGTTTTTTAGGCGGTATTGTTTCAGGTTTTCTTGCGGGTTATATCGCACTTTTCATTGCCAAAAAACTCAAACTTCCTACTAGTCTAGAAGCACTTAAACCGATTTTAATTATTCCATTATTAGGCACGTTATTTGTTGGTCTCATTATGTTCTACGTGGTTGGACAGCCTGTAGCACATATTTTTGAACTAATGAAAGACTTCTTAAATAACATGGGTACAACAAATGCGGTGTTAATGGGAATTATATTAGCAACCATGATGTGTATCGATTTAGGCGGTCCAATCAATAAAGCAGCCTATGCTTTTACTGTCGGATTACTAACAACAAATACCTATATGCCAATGGCAGCAACAATGGCAGGTGGTATGGTCCCTGCTATTGGTATGGCGATTGCAACTTTCATTGCTAAAAATAAATTTAGTACAGGAGAGAAAGATGCTGGAAAAGCTGCATTCGTATTAGGCTTATGTTTTATTTCTGAGGGTGCGATTCCTTTTGCTGCTAAAGACCCCATGCGTGTTATCCCGACGTGTATTTTAGGTGGTGCAGTGACTGGAGCACTTGTTGCCTTATTCCACTGCGAATTAGTTACTCCTCACGGCGGTGTATTTGTTCTTTTAATTCCAAATGCAATTAACCATGCTTGGTTATATCTCGCTGCCATTGCAGCAGGTAGCATCGTTACAGGCATAAGCTATGCGATTGTTAAGAAAAAAATAGAAGAAAAAATTGTGACCACTGCATAA